ACCAACACGATGCACGACAAGGGGTTGACGACCACCATCGACTGGAAGAACAAGGACGCCTACGGTCGGTCGCTCTCCTCGGAGAAGCGTAGCCAGATGCACCGCCTGCGCAAGTGGCAGGAGCGCATCCGGACCAAGGACGCGGGCGAGCGCAACCTCCAGTTCGCGCTCAGCGAGCTCAACCGGATGGCGTCGGCGCTCGGCGTCCCCAGATCAGTACAGGAAGTCGCGTCGGTCATCTACCGACGGGCGCTCAAGGAGGACCTCATCCGGGGCCGGTCCATCGAGGGCGTCGCCACCAGCGCGCTCTACGCGGCCTGCCGGAAGGAGGGCATCCCGCGGTCGCTGGAGGAGGTCTCGGAGGTGGCCCGGGTCGACCGCAAGGAGATCGGCAGGACGTATCGGTACATCTCCCAGGAGCTCGGGCTCGGGATGGAGCCGGTCGACCCGAAGAAGTACGTCCCGCGGTTCTGCTCGGAGCTCGACCTGACCGAGGAGGTCGAGAGCAAGGCCAACGAGATCATCGACGTGACCGCCGAGAAGGGGCTGCTCTCGGGCAAGTCCCCGACGGGCTACGCGGCCGCGGCGATCTACGCGGCGTCGCTGCTCTGCAACGAGAAGAAGACCCAGCGCGAGGTCGCCGACGTCGCCCAGGTCACCGAAGTGACGATTCGCAACCGGTACCAGGAGCAGATCAAGGCCATCGGACTTTACAACTGAGCGACCGTAGGGGACCACGCTACCCTACCAGTGGCGGAGACGACAATGGAAATGAAAATCGGGCAGCGATTCGAGCGACGACTGGACGAGGAGTTCGGCGGCGACGCCGGAACGCGACGAGTGGTGGCGCGGCAGGCCCGCGACCTGGCCGACTGCGGACAGTTCGCGACCGACGTGGACCAGGAGCTGACGGTCTCGGTCGTCGTCGAGAACCTCCGGGACGCGCCTGACGACCTCACGCTCCCGGA
This region of Halorussus rarus genomic DNA includes:
- a CDS encoding transcription initiation factor IIB, giving the protein MTGPIRQREREQETVQDEESENSQTCPECEGGSLVADAGGSELVCEDCGLVVEENNVDRGPEWRAFNHQERQSKSRVGAPTTNTMHDKGLTTTIDWKNKDAYGRSLSSEKRSQMHRLRKWQERIRTKDAGERNLQFALSELNRMASALGVPRSVQEVASVIYRRALKEDLIRGRSIEGVATSALYAACRKEGIPRSLEEVSEVARVDRKEIGRTYRYISQELGLGMEPVDPKKYVPRFCSELDLTEEVESKANEIIDVTAEKGLLSGKSPTGYAAAAIYAASLLCNEKKTQREVADVAQVTEVTIRNRYQEQIKAIGLYN